DNA sequence from the Schistocerca serialis cubense isolate TAMUIC-IGC-003099 chromosome 9, iqSchSeri2.2, whole genome shotgun sequence genome:
cgTTTGCTTTTATAATTTTCTCAAGTCAAGAAACATTTTGCTGAAAGTTtttgtcattatttattttttattgttatctgATTTCACgtgtaacattttacattttccggTACCCAAAGATTACACATCAAATTTGATTTTCTTCCTACAGGTGGCAGATGGGGGAATGCTCACTAGATATAGTGAGTGCTGGAGAAATAAAATACCCAGCTGCTGCCTTGTAGTTAGATATTAGCATATCTAAGGCCAAAGGAAGACAatcttgaaaacaaaaaacaaaaaaaattaccttGCCCTCCATGTTGGGTGCTGATGCAATGGGACAACTCTCCATTCATTGGAAAAAAAAGTGCAATGTTaaaagtattagttgaaaacagtctttgttgcaattttagttttttattcatCAACTACGcctttcaccttatttaggcatcttcaggctgatcttaatttggtactTCTTAGGAGAATCCTTTATAtagtgtagctaaagggcatcgtcgagtacatcaggccaacatcgcctttgttaaactcagtaaatactttctaggTGGACGTGAGTGagtccaagacctgcataacgcattCACGTTCACAGGAGCACATAATAGAATAAAATGGGGCTTAAGTAGTTAGCATTATGCTTCTGAGCTCACTTAATGACCGAATCTGCAGATGATCTACTGATCTTTCCTACGTAACGGCCTCCCAGTAGCCTGGGTTACAGGAGTGACAGCCCCATTGAACTTGATCTGACTATTCTGGAGTATAGCTTGACCACATTTTTGCTCTGCTCTACAGCTCGGAATCACTAGGGACAAAATTTAAATGTGATCCGAAGCAGGGAAGGGTTCATATGCTTTCTCATCCCACCTTTTTCACACCCTCCTACGATGTACATAAAATAGCAAAAGGTCCCCCTAATACCCCCAATTCAGCAACACCCTTGGTTCCACCCGTACGCCTTATTTGAGCTCTTTACAGATGTACCTGTAAGAAACTTCGACACATTCTGCCTCTCAGCTTCTCTAGTACTTTTAGGCAGGCAAGCACCACCTGAGGGGTGTCGAGGGATTGCCTAACCCTCAGGCACTAGAACAGCCACGAGGTTGCCAAAGTAGGAGGTCTTAGTGGTCTTGTCATATTATTCGTACACATCTTATGTTGCACACCATAGGAGGGCACAAAAAAGGAGGGACAAAAGAGCATATGAACCCTTTGATGCTTCAGATTCAGACTCTGTCAAATGGTTTTTGACATTCCCTGGTTATTCCAAGCTGTACAGCAGAGCAAAAATTGTGTGTGTTCTACACTCCAAAGGGATATGTCCTTAGATTAGCATTGAAACACCCAGGAGGTGGGAGCAGTGTTGAACGTTGTGAAGAACACTGTCTTGATGCTCATCGCACAgcgaactgtcattttcgaccgcCCTTTATGCCACTGCTTGAGGCTTTTCGTGACAATTCTGagtggcagtgtgtctgaaatattttcctcagccacccaaaagaaaaccgtgtgatttcaacactggtcatcacggttctgacctccattgctgaGGCATCAAAGGAGGGGTGAAATGTGGGCAAGAGGGGGGTGTGACTAGTGGAAGATGATGTTGggcagaattgtagtgaaatttggtgccaatgtgacatcattaacccaccttacagctctcGCGAACTTTTGAGCTGTGACCTTTTTTTCTTACACCTGACACCTTGATTGAAGCGTCGCCAAACCTGTggttgacgtcacagggcgccatgcTTGTGCACCATTGCAGAGGAAGGTCTTTGAGTCAGATTTCAAATTTATGTGTcagaatgggagacaattacaggctcTCAAGAaattgatcctttaattttgtttcacagtctatatgttcacttatgaaatttgtttatTAATAACTCATCCCAATTCAAGATCATTAGCAATGTGCATAGCTACATTAGGAGAAAGCCTGATCTTCACTATTCTTTATTAAATGTTACTTCGCCCCaggaaggggtgaattatgctgccacaagtgTCTTAAGTCACTTACGAAAcgagcatcaaaagtctgacagatagccaaccagcatttaaaaacaaattaagagAGTTTCTGAATGactactccttctactcaatagatgaatttatttagtaattttacaatTATTAAAAAGTTGAATTACATCATTTAAAGAAACCATtcgttaaactgacacgttcctcgAACAAGTGTTAGGCTAGTCTAATCTAACCTCCTCTTTATCCTCACATCACATTTGTTTGCAAGGCATATGTTGTATCATTGTGTGGAATTTCACAGAAAACTGTCCCATATGAATAAAtgaatggaagtatgcaaagtaagcTAGTTTTCCAATGCTTTCATCACAAAAAACAACAATTATGCATAGATCAAATGTTGCTAAACTGAAGCATTTGAGGAATTCTATAGCATGTAATTTCCAATTCGTGATCCTATCAGTATGCTCACcgagaaattttgaacattcagTTCTACAAATTTTCTTTCTCCCATCCTGTATTGTTGATGATGGTATATCTTTCCTTGTACTGATTTGAATGAACTGTGTCCTTTCTGTGTATGTTAAGTGGTAGACTGTTTTCTGGGAGCCATTCAATAATACTTCTGCGTATTTTGTTTATTGCTTCTTCTTTTAATGCAGCTCTGTTAAGCTTCATCATAGTGCTTGCATCAACAGCAAAGAACACTATTTCCACTTTATAGGTGTACGATGGAAGTTGATTTAATGTAGTATGAACTGGAGCGTTCCTAGTTGCAATTTCTTCCAAATGTGAAGAAAATTTATCATGGTTCCTGCATGAGCTATCTGATGTGACGCTTTGTTTCCTATCAGCTAAATATAAGGTGAACCACGTATTATAGTATCTTGAAAATCATCCACTTAACAAAGGACTGACCACAGCCTGCACTTAGTCGTGGTGTACAGCAGATATTGTCAATCCATTTACAAGCCAAGATGGGGGCAGCCAATGGGAGGATAGTACGAGGGTCATTCTGAAAgcaatgcctcctatttttattcatagaAACTAtaggagatacataaatcacaacagcagaACTAAATAGAGCagtatttcagctacagactgtcatttttccataTAGTCACCACCCTTCGGTATGCACTTTTGCCAACAATAAACCAGAGCCTGCGTGCCGCACTTGAAAAAATTGGAACCAGAAgaggctaaccacttccttacGGTTTTGACAGCAGCATTCAGATCTTGAAAATGTTcagtccatctttcagaggcccgaagagatggaagtctgaagacgCTAAATcgaggttggtttgtttgggggaagagaccaaacagtgaggtcattggtctcatcggattaaggaaggaaggaagttggccgtgccctttcgaaggaaccatcccggcatttgcttggagcaatttaggaaaatcacggaaaacctaaatgaggaaggccggacgtgggattgaacctttgtcctcctgaacgcgagtccagtgtgctaaccacgctaAATCGGGACTGTGTGGTGGATGTAGTAAGGCAGTACAGCTGAATTTTGCAGGAGTTAcgtggtcgcaaaactggtgtggggtgtggcattatcacgttgcaggtgaaagttggtcttcttctctggccttatcCTGAAAATTTGAGCTTTCATCTTAGTCTGTGTCATCTTGTAATGTGCTGAACTGACAGGCTCCAGGACATTCAAAAGAACCACACTCTGACTATCCCTGAAGACTGTGCAAATCAACTTGCCTACGGGTGGCTgcattttgaatttcttctttgacaaAGAATTCACACAGTGGTATTCTGTGAACTGTCTTTTGGATCCTGGCTCGTAGTGGTGGCACCATGTCTCATCTCTGGTGATGATTCTATTCAAAAAATTGTTACCTTCAccttcatattggtccagcaggtccttacaaatttccattcgatgagCTTTTTATTATTCTGTAAGCATCCGCGAGACCCATCGCGCACAGACTTTGTGGTAACCGGGATGTTCCAACATTATTTCCGAGGCATTACAGCTGACATTCAGCTTTTCACACAATTCTCCGGTCATTATCCACTgactggcatggatgtgttgatggaGGTGCTCTTCATTGCAAGGAATGACAGTTGCCCAGGGTCGACTGGGCCATGGCTTGTCGTGCACACCCTTTTCACCACCTTGGAAATGCTGTACCCATCACTTCACATCGCTTCTGTCTATTGTATTGTttccatacacctttagcaagtGACAATGGATTGCAATTGgtgcaatttcttcagcagtgaggaattcaattgCATGTCACTGTTTTATAGGCGTGTCCAATCACACTtcattttggaacactcctctCCTGGTGCCAACTACTGCAGAACAGCGGAACCacttggaaatgaaagaggaaggttcgaGCATTAACATTGCAACAGCGACATGTGGCGCagacatccaaagtcaccacaaaaaataGGAGGCACACAAGATTTtaagtcagttaaaaaaaaaagtttgatacATATGTATCATACAAGACTTGGCTGACTgcacatactggtctcccagtatgTTAGCTCAACATTGTGGGGTAGAACACTAGTGGAGAGGAAAACAGTGAACTAATcccataatttttataatttcatcAGTACTAAGAACGATCATTCACGCTTCATGTGATAGTGCATGTAACTTTGTTCGCCATGAAGTTTGTGTCACTGTTGCTTAACAGAGCACAGTCACTCAAAACGTTCTCTCCCTAAAGTAAATGTAGTGTTCCAGTGACATGCCCCCTAGAGTTACCTGTACTGGCTCATACTAAATATATTGCCACAAAGTACATGGTTTTGCGCCTCCATTGATATTAGTATAACATAGTATATGTAATATGCTTTATATTAAATGATTTTTCTGTACTCTTTGCTGTAGAATTTTCATACCCTATGAGGACTCATAATGGGAATGTTTCATTGTATGTTATGTAACTCGCGTGTTGATATTTGACTCAGTGGTACTACTGTAGGTAATGACTATCATTACAGTAAACAACTGACATCCCAAAAAATGGGGTAGAGAAGACGAATTTTTGTTCTTCGGCACTCAAACAGTAAAAGCTAAACTTACACTAAAACTTCTTGTGATACACCAGCTGTATCTTTTTCTACTTTCAGTAAAAACATGAAAATTCATGTTGTGATATCAGCCATTTTCAACAagttaaagataaaaataaatatgcaaTTGCATTAAGATTTCTTTTGTAGATAATTTCTTGAGCAttggtaatttttttaaatgttttttgttgCAGGTACAAATTTGTGTGGTTTTATTAACCTAAAACCTTAAGTGAAATCAAAGATAAGAAACAGACTCTattcaaaataaactaaaaatatggCTGAAAATGAAAGCCATTCCAAGATCAAGAAGAGGAAAGCCTTACTTTCTGATAGTGAGGATGATGAAGTGTTAAAGAAACATAAGGCTGCTGATTTAGATGAACCTACAGATAGAGAAGTGGATTTACATGGGAAAATTCCAGAGAAATATGCAGTGGGTTCCCAGCAGCCAATGGAAGGCAAGAAGAATGGCAAATATGAAAAGTCTGTAGAAAATGGTTTGACTGATTCAGACAGTGCCGGTACTGACGTCGAACCGACTACTGATGACGAAAGTCCTCAGCCTAACCGTAGaccgaaaaagaaaaggaaaataagcattaaaaaTGAGAGGAGGTCAAGGAATAATTTACAAGTAGGCAGTAGCTCAGAATCGGAAGatgagggtcctctttctccaaagTCACCTTCATCGTCGAAGAAGTCCTTCAGGAGACGCAGGACAATTTCTGGAGGAAAAGCTCCCAGCAAAAAGAGTTCTGATTCTGAAAGTTACAAAACAGATTCTGAATCTGATGAAGACTCTCAAAACCGAGTACCAAGTAAAGGCAGTACTACTACTGAGACGAGACCTAGAGGCAAAGAACGTGGAACTACATCACAAGCACTAAAAGAGAGGAAACGTGCCAAGAACAAGGTAGAGGAGGGCAGTAGTGATTCAGAGGATGACATACCTCTCCAAAAACCGAAACACCATTCCTCATCGGAAGAATCAGATCGGGCAACCAAAGATAATGAGGAGCATGTGTCTCCGAAAACAGACAAGCGTGAAGCGACCACTGAATCAAAGAAGGTTATCGACATAGATACACTAAGCTCTTCCAGTCAGTGTTCAAATACTACAGGACCCCACAAGAGAGTGAAAACAGAGAGAAATATGAAACAAGAGAGCAGCAGTGACGGAGGCAAGGTAAAAACAGATCCTGAAACAACAGATGACTCTGAAGATGAAACTTCCAGGAATCCAGATGCAGCAAAACGTGGAAGCACGTCAGGAGACTCTGACAGTAAACCTTTAAGCAAAGGGAAGCCAGATAGGGAGGAGATAAAGAAGGAGAAAAGTTCAAATGATTCGGAATCTGATTCAAGTCATGTAGAGAAAACAGCAAAGGGTGCAGAGGCTAAAAGAAGATCTGAGAGCCCTTTAAACAATGCCAAGAATAAGAAACTTCATAATGACTCAGATAGCAGTTCAAGCAAAGAAAGTACAAAGAAAGAGAAACGACGGAAAAATAAGGTAATGTAGATTTCATTAGTACAAATAGATTCCTGTATTGAAGTGCTTCGTGGGAGAAAGTGTTACCCACAAGAGCATATTTTGAATTCCTGCATGTACTTGTTAGGTTAAATTCAAAGGAaagaacacaaacacaataaaaataacaaattatataCCAGATAGCTCTTTCTAGTAGTACATATGCAAAAACTAGTTATCAGCATGTGGTGCATTTGAAAACACAACATGCAGAGAGATCAAACTAATCCATGCTAAATTAAGGGTTATCTCTTTCTTCTGTTAACCTCTTCAATTATTACATTGTCTTTTTAATATAGTAGATCTTTTGGTGTTCATGTTTGCAAAGAAAAATCTGTATCCAAATTCCAATTTTATGAGAAACTGTTTAAAACAAGATGAAAATCTTACAGTAAGAAACATAAACAAAGCATGCATAATGGTGAATAAACTTAACTGTGCACTGGTTGTGTGTGTAAATGAGCTGGAACCATAAAGAGCTCTTTTTGTTAAGTACACAGGACAATTAGTCAAAAATATCACAGGAGAGTTAGTCAAAAGTCATATGGGTGGTATAAACCAATCACTTCAGTCCGAACTAGctacaagaaaaagaaaatgttttattccTTTAAATAACAAGCTCTAAAATTGTTGTTAGTTAACAGAATATGTGTActgtcacaaaaaaatgaaaaactgtcaTCAGTGATAAGAGCCACTACAGttgtaaaattttgtatttcttaaaAGAAAAGCACAACCCAAATTTGGGACCTGTGtgccatcttcaggtgcatctgcaaaatcataaataaataatgatgCCTATCCAAATTCATAGCATTAAAAAAGTTAAATAGAACTTATAATAAAATAGGTGTTCTTGACACAGGCCCGTTGGATGTGCGTGCAACACTGTATTTGAAAGACCGCCTATCTAACTTCATGCACATCCATGTTTCACATGCCCTTAAGCCTGGATCTGTGTCCTGCTTTGTGAGAGGCATTCCATCAGGCCTAGGAATTGAGAGGATCTCCTGTTTTATGCCATGCACCAGGGATGCACTATTTTCCCCTAATGTAATGTCTGTTATTTGACTTTTGTGGACTCACATTTTATGTATATTCATgggtgagccgtggcggctcatatcgatagtaccactctggtggtttatctttcctgccacggtcagggcggtaagcagcgccctctggggcctacacgaggagtaacgaggcgaggtcctgtgggggtgtgctccgggacgtggtggaagacggttgtcgggttgatgCAGCGaatgtgggaccggacctatcgcatggagatatacaagttggctctgaacggaaggcaccATAGCAAGGAGTGGGAAGCAttcgtcctgtaatttgtgtgaaggagtaacgagagttgcggtggctgctttcggagaagagaattggtaagagcttgtgtctacactcttttccgtacgatgttgctgcccgCCGTTATAAACAGGTgtaaatcaggcgcttgtattgactatacgggaactggtgatgtaaaattacatttgtggttgagtctcacttgtactgtgataatttagaggcgaaaactgtggtggtttcattaggtctggttctttgctgtgcaactaagggagtcagttatttggggtaactgagggagcaccattatgttggtctaagtgatacgttctccacgttttgtctatggctttgcgaatcgaaatcgtgggggattacacatgtgagtaatttgctattgtattgatggttatgttgtaaagactgttctctggtgtgttaaatcacg
Encoded proteins:
- the LOC126418779 gene encoding uncharacterized protein LOC126418779, translating into MAENESHSKIKKRKALLSDSEDDEVLKKHKAADLDEPTDREVDLHGKIPEKYAVGSQQPMEGKKNGKYEKSVENGLTDSDSAGTDVEPTTDDESPQPNRRPKKKRKISIKNERRSRNNLQVGSSSESEDEGPLSPKSPSSSKKSFRRRRTISGGKAPSKKSSDSESYKTDSESDEDSQNRVPSKGSTTTETRPRGKERGTTSQALKERKRAKNKVEEGSSDSEDDIPLQKPKHHSSSEESDRATKDNEEHVSPKTDKREATTESKKVIDIDTLSSSSQCSNTTGPHKRVKTERNMKQESSSDGGKVKTDPETTDDSEDETSRNPDAAKRGSTSGDSDSKPLSKGKPDREEIKKEKSSNDSESDSSHVEKTAKGAEAKRRSESPLNNAKNKKLHNDSDSSSSKESTKKEKRRKNKLPDEDKRIISLKKYLKIAGIRVHNYSDLWKDCRSNKARAQKLLSLLEENGLKGRPTIEKCKKLRKKIETRREVEELDLANVMECGEGRTRRSRQRTSVSQELPNEPPQTSSDVRKRLQVLADSDSSESD